AGGCCACGGACACGATGCCGTCGTTCGCCCCCAGGACCCCGGCCCGCAGCCGGTTCAGCTTCTGCGACGTGCAGGAGACGTGCGGCTCGTCGACGCTCATGCGGTCAGCGTAGGGCGCACCGAGGGCCGCACCCCGGTTCAGACGCGGACGACCAGCACCGCCACCAGCCAGGCGCCCGCGGTCAGCAGGGCACCGGTCAGCTCGACGAGGATCGCGATGCCGGTGGCGCGCAGCGCGTGGCCCGTGGCTCGGCGCGCCGCCGGCTCGTCGCCGAGGCGCTGCAGTTCCGACAGGTACGTGCCGCCGGCGAATCCGACGAAGAGGCCGACGACCGGGATGACGAAGAAGCCGACGACGCCCAGGACCGCACCCACGACGAGGCTGCGGTTCGGGACCCCTCGCCGTTGCAGGTACCGCCCGGCGAGCAGGTACTTCAGCCCCATCGCCGCGAGCGTCAGCACGAGCGCCAGGGCCGCCACCGTCCAGCCGGTGGCCCCACCCGTGACGATCCCCCACACGATGACGGCCCCACCGACGACGAAGCCACCGGGGACGACCTGCACGATCGCGCCGACCAGGCCCAGGACGATGACCAGCGCGATGACCAGGTCGAAGACGACGCCGCTCACGAGAAGGCGCTGATCCCGGTCTCGGACCGACCGATGATCAGCTTCTGGATCTGGCTCGTGCCCTCGTAGAGGGTCATGACCCGCGCGTCGCGCATGTACTTCGCCACCGGGTACTCGTCGACGTACCCGTAGCCGCCGAAGACCTGGATCGCGAGGTTCGCCGCCTTGACGGCCTGCTCGGAGGCGTAGAGCTTCGCCTTGGACGCCTCGACGCTGAAGCGCTCGCCCCGGTCGATCAGGTCGGCGGCACGCCACGTCAGCAGTCGCGCGGCGTCGGCGTCGACCGACATCTCGGCGATCATGTCCTGGACCAGCTGGTACGACGCGATCGGCCGGCCGAACTGCTCGCGGGCGGTGCTGTACTCGACCGACGCCTCGAGGCAGCCCTGGATGATGCCCACGCAGCTGGCGGCGATGCCCACGCGGCCCTTGTCGAGCGAGGTCATGGCGATCCGGAAGCCCTGGCCCTCCTCGCCCAGCAGGGCGTCGGACGGCACGCGCATGCCACTGAAGGACAGCGCCCCGGTCGCCTGTCCGCGCAGACCGAGCTTGCCCTTCACCTCGGTCGCCTCGAACCCGGGTGTGTCCGTCGGGACCAGGAAGGCGGACACGCCCTTGGGTCCGGGACCGCCCGTGCGGGCGAAGACCAGCGCCACGTCGGCCCACGTGCCGTTCGTGATGAAGATCTTGGAGCCGTCGATCACCCACTCGTCGCCGTCACGCACGGCCCGCGTGCGCAGGTTGCCCGCGTCCGAGCCGTTGTCGGGCTCGGTCAGGCCGAAGCAGCCGAGCAACCGGCCCGAGGCGATGCCCGGCAGCCACCGCTGCTTCTGCTCCTCGCTGCCGAACTGCAGGACCGACTTGCCGAACAGGCCCGTCGAGACCGAGACGATGCCTCGGATCGCCGAGTCGGCCCGGCCCAGCTCCTCCATCGCGAGCACGTACGTGACGTAGTCGCCGCCGATGCCGCCGTACTCCTCGGGGATCGTCAGGCCCATGAAGCCGATGTCGCCGAGCTTGGGGATGATCGCGGTGTCGACGGACTCGACCCGGTCCCATTCGGCGCGGTGGGGCACGACCTCGCGGTCGAGGAATTCCCGGGCGAGCGCGCGGAAACCGCGCTGGTCCTCGGTGAGCGTCAGATCCATGGCCCTGATCCTGCCACCGCCCTACGATGCGGCGTATGGCACTTCCCCCTTCTCGGATCCGCGATCCCCGTGACGCCCCCGTCCTGCGCTGGGGCATCCTCGGTGCCGGACACATCGCGGCAGCCATGACCCAGGCGCTGCTCGAGGGCACCGGCCAGCAGGTCGTCGCCATCGGGTCGCGCGACCGTGACCGGGCCCGCCGGTTCGCCCAGAGCTTCGGCGTCGCCGGGTTCCACGGCTCCTACGAGGATCTGGTCGCCGATCCGCAGGTCGACGCGGTGTACGTCGCCACGCCGCACTCGGAGCACCGCGACCACGCGCTGCTGGCCATCGCGGCCGGCAAGCACGTGCTGGTCGAGAAGGCCTTCACCCGCAACGCTCGCGAGGCCGCCGAGGTGCTGACCGCCGCCGAGGCGGCCGGGGTCACCTGCGTCGAGGCGATGTGGTCGCGCTTCCTGCCCGGCTACGACGTGGTGCGCCGGGCCGTCGAGGAGGGCGTGCTGGGCGACGTGCGCGTGGTCCAGGCCGATCACGGCCAACTGCTGTACCCGGACGGACCCGCGCGGCTCGCGGCCCCCGAGCTCGCCGGCGGCGCGCTGCTCGATCTCGGGGTCTATCCGGTGCACCTCGCCGCCATGCTGCTGCCCCGGATCGAGGCCGTCCGCGCCGTGGGCACCCTGACCCCGCTCGGTGTCGACGAGCACGAGTCCATCGCGCTGCACGGTGCCGACGGTGCGGTCGCGGCACTCACCGCCTGCATGTCCGCCACCACCGCGACCGTCGCGACCATCGCGGGCACGCGGGCCCGGCTCGACCTGGCCGGACCGTTCTACCAACCGACCGCGATCCGCCTGACCGACCCGGCCGGCGAGGTCCTCGAGGTCTGGGAGCCCGAGGTGCACGAGGCCCACCTGGGGCTGCGCTACGAGGCGGTCGAGCTCGCGCGGTGCGTGGCCGACGGACGACGCGAGTCGCCACTGCTGCCCTGGGACGAGACCCGCCGCGTCATGGCACTCATGGACGAGGTCCGCGCCCAGCTGGGCGTCCTGCTGCCCGGAGAGTGAGTCGCCGCCCTCGGCTCCCGGGGGTGCAGGTCACGGCCAGAGCAACGCCTTGACGGCGCGCCGCTCGTCCATCGCCCGGTACCCCGCGGGGGCGTCCTCGAGCGGGACCTGCAGGTCGAAGACCCGACCCGGATCGATCTCCCGGTTCCAGATCAGGTCGATCAGCTCGGGCAGGAAGCGGCGCACCGGAGCCGGGCCGCCGTGGAGGTGGACTCCGGCCATGAAGAGCGGACCGCCGGGGATCGAGACGTCATGGGAGACGCCCACGAAGCCGACGTGCCCGCCGGGCCGCGTCGACCCGATGGCCTGCATCATCGCCTCCTGGGTGCCCACCGCCTCGATCGTGGAGTGCGCGCCCAAGCCGCCCGTCAGGTCCTTGATCCGTGCCACCGCCGCGTCACCGCGCTCGGTCACGATGTCGGTGGCACCGAACTCCCGCGCGAGTGCCTGCCGGTCCTCGTGGCGGCTGCAGGCGATGACCCGCTCGGCTCCGAGCCGGCGGGCCGCCAGGATCCCCATCAACCCGACGGCGCCGTCGCCCACGACCGCGACCACCGTGCCGGGACCAGCCTCGGCGGCCACGGCCGCGAACCAGCCGGTCCCCAGCACGTCGGACGCCGTCAGCAACGACGGCAGCAGGTCCTCCTCGGGAACCGCCGGCGTGGCCACGAGGGTGCCGTCCGCGAGCGGGATCCGCGCGCGCTCGGCCTGGGTCCCGATCGCCCCCATCGGGACCCGGTGCACGCAGTAGGCCTCGTAGCCCGACCGGCAGATCTCGCAGGTGCCGTCCGAGGCCCAGAACGAGCCGACCACGAAGTCACCGACCCGGATCGTGCTCACGTCCGGACCGACCTCCTCCACGACACCGACGTACTCGTGTCCCATGACCTGGTCGTGGACGGGCTCGGCCCCGCGGTACGGCCACAGGTCGCTGCCGCACACACAGGTCGCGGTCACCGCGATGATCGCGTCGGTCGCCTCCTCGATCCGCGGATCGGCCCGTTCCTCCACCCGGACGTCACCCGGCTGATGCATCACCACTGCCCGCATGTCGCTTCTCCTCGGGGGTTCGGGACGATCCGGCCGCATCGACCGCCTCCCTCCATGGAAACCCCGGACGAGGCGCGCCGCGAACGCTGACCGGTGTCCCGCCGCGCGGGCCCGACCCGCGGGGCGAGCTGACCGATCACCGGTGAACGCCGGACTACGGTGGATCCGATGCGCCTCGACCGATCGTCCCGCCCGGGTGGCTCCGCGCTGGCCGCCGTGGCGGCCCTGGCGGGCGTCGTCGCGATCGCCCGCCCCCTCAGTGCGGTCGACGCCCTGCTGATCGTGACCGTGGTCGTGCTGGCCGTGGCCGGAGTCCACGAGCTGGTCACGGCGCGGACCGCGCGCGACCGGCTGATCGGCGTCCTGCTGGTGACGGCCGCGATCGTGCTGGCCGTGCGCCCCGTGTGGGGAGTCCGCGCCCTCGTGGTCGCGCTGGGGGTCGTCCTCATCGGCGAAGGGCTGCTGGCCGTCCATCGACGCCGGTCGTGGTGGGACGTCGCCGGGGGTGTCGGACTCGTCCTGCTGGGGCTGCTGGCCCTGGCCTGGCCGGACATCTCGGTCTTCATCGTGGGGGTGCTGCTGGGCGTGCGCCTCCTGCTGGTGGGGTTCCCGGGCCTCGCGCCCGACCTCCCCCGTCCGGTCACGGCGACGGTCGTCCTGACCACCGCGGTCGCGCTGTGCGGCTACACCGTCGTCGTCACGTCCACGGTGCCGGAGCCCGGCCGCTTCTACACGGCGCCGGCCGAGGCACCGCGCTCCCCCGGACTGCTGCTGCGCGCCGAGCCGTTCACCACCGACGTGCCCAGCGGCGCCCGCGCCTGGCGCATCCTCTACAGCACGACCCGCGCGGGCGACGAGCCCACGATCGCCAGTGCGGTCGTCGCGGTGCCGCGCGACCAGCTGATGGGGCGCGCCCCGGTCATCGCGTGGGCGCACGGCACGACGGGACTCGAGTCGCGCTGCGCCCCGAGCCTGCGCGCGCGCCACACCGTGGGCGCCGGCGGGATCGCCGCCGTGCACGCCGCGCTCGACCGGGGCTGGGCGGTCGTCGCCCCCGACTATCCCGGGCTGGGCACCGGCGGGGTCCAGCCCTACCTGATCGGCTCGGGCGAGGCGCGCTCGGTGCTGGACGCCGTGCGCGCGGCCCGGCGCATCCCCCAACTGGACTTGGGTCGCCGCACCGTCGTCTGGGGCCACTCCCAAGGTGGCCATGCGGCGTTGTGGACCGCCATGTCGCAGCCGGACTACGCACCGGACGTCAGCCTCTCCGGCGTCGTGGCCGTCTCGCCGGTCAGCAATCCGACGACCTTCCTGCGCGACCTGCAGCGCCGGCCCGTGGGCACGATCTTCGTCGCCTACGCACTGGCGGCATACGACGCCACCTACGACGACGTCGACACGGGTGACCACGTCCGGGCCAGCGCCCGACTGCCGATCGACCGGATCGCGAGCCGCTGCCTGCGGTCCAAGGCCGCGCAGGTCTCACTGACCCAGGCCCGCGTGATGGCCGACCGCTTCGTCGCGGGTTCCCTGTACGAGGGAGCGCTGGCCCGGCGGTTGAGCGAGAACGACGCGACCGGTGCCATCACGGCCCCCCTGCTGATCGCCCAGGGGGAGAGCGACCGCGTCGTCACGCTGCGCCTGCAGGACGACTACGTGCGTGGCCGGTGCGCCGCCGGACAGTCGCTGGACTACCGGACCTACGCCGGGCGGGGTCACGGCGACCTGTTGAGGGCGACCAGCCCGTTCGTCGACGAGCTGCTCGACTGGACCGCCGACCGGTTCGCCTCCAAGCCCACCACGACCACCTGCTGAACGACCCGGGTCGGCCGCCTCCGCTCAGGGCTGCGGCGCGGGCACGTTCAGCTCGTCGGCCACCGCGGTCTCGATCTCGTGCACGCGGGCGGCGACCTGCTCGCCCAGACCCGAGAGCGCCACGACCGCGCGCCGCTTGTCGGCGGGGTCGATGCGCCGGATCACGAGGGCGTGCTCCACGAGGTGGTCGACGTGCCGGGTCAGGCTGGCCGCCGGCAGGACCGCCAGCTCGGCGAGGTCGGTCATCCGCAGTCCGGGCTGCTCGCGCAGGGCGGCGAGCACCTGCCACTGCTCGAAGGTGACGGCCTGCTCGGAGAGCACCGGGTGCACGGCGCGACGCAGCGCCGCCTCGGCGTGCTTGAGCCGCAGGGTCGCGCCCGTGGGGTGGTGCAGCATCGTGGATCTCCCTCCTGCGGCTCACGATACTGCCGTCTGAAAGCATCCGGAACGACCCTCGTGTCACGTCCGGTTACATCGTCGTGAAGTCATGTGACGGCCGCGTGACGATTGCCGTCGGCCCCTCGTGACCGCCGCCTCGGGAGCGCAGACTGGGCAGGTGGTCGCCCCCGCCATCGCTGTGCCCGAGCCGCGCTTGCGTGTCGCTTTCGTGGTGCCGTTGCAGGGTCCGACCGGCATCTACGGCCCGTCGTGCCTGGCCTGCGGCCAACTCGCGACGGAGCAACTGAACGCGCACGACGGGATCGCTGGGCGCGAGGTCGAGCTGGTGATCGTCGACGCCGGACGGCAGCCCGAGGTGGTGGCCGCCGAGGTGGACGCACTGGTCACCTCGGGTGCGGTCGATGCGGTCGCGGGGTGGCACATCTCAGCCGTGCGCCAGGCGATCACGCGCCGCATCGGCGGCCGGGTCGTCTACGCCTACGCCGCGATGCACGAGGGCCGTGACGACACCCCCGGCGTCTTCATGCTGGGCGAGCGGCCGATCAACCAACTGCTGCCGGCGGCCCACTGGATGCGCGAGGAGCTGGGGGTGCGGCGGTGGGCCGTCGTCGGCAACGATTACGTCTTCCCCCGGGTCACCGGCACGACGGCGCGGCTGGCGCTGCGGGACACGGCGTCGCAGGTGGTCAGCGAGACCTACGTCCCGTTGGGCACCCGGGACTTCGACGGCGTGCTCGAGTCCCTCCGGGGCGCGGAGGCCGACGGTGTCGTCATGCTGCTGATGGGCCAGGACGCCGTGCACTTCAATCGCCAGTTCGCGCGGCGCGGACTCGACGACCGGTTGGCCCGGCTGAGTCCGGCGGTCGAGGAGAACACGCTGCTCGGCGGTGGCGTGGACGCCCACCGCGACCTCTATGCCGCCGCCGCGTACTTCGACGGACTCGACACCGTCGAGAGTCACGCGCTGGCCGCGGACTACCACCGCCGGTTCGGGCCGTGGGCGCCGGCGCTCAACGCCGTCGGTGAGTCCTGCTACGAGGCGATCTGGTTCCTGGGCCGCCTCGGCCGACGGTGCGGTGGCGTGGGCATGGACGCGATCGCAGCGTTCGGGTCGGGCACCTTCTACGACGGCCCTCGCGGCCTCATGCGACTGGACGGGAACCTGCTCGACCAGGACGTCTACCTCGCGAGGGCCGACGGCCTGCAGTTCCGGGTCGAGGAGCAGATCGCCCGCACGAGCTGACGCGCCTGGGCCCATGCCTCGTGCGGCACGGCCAGATGGGCCGCGTCGGCGAGGTGCCGCACCATCGTGCCGCGTCCCTCGAGGTCGAGCCGGGTGCCCTCGGTCGTCGCGGGCAGCCGCTCGCCCACCACCGTGACCGTCCCCATGACGCGCGCACCGAGCAACAACGGGCTCGAGTCCGGACCGACCTGCAGCGACTCGACGAGCACCGGGACGTCACCGGCGCCGAGCAGGACCAGGTCCTGCTCGACCACCCCGGGACGCTCGCCGTGGCGTCCGAGCACGAGCACCTCCCGCAGGGCCAGCCGCGCCTCCCAGCCCAGCCGCACCCTGGTCCGGCGGGCGACCCGGGCCCCCTCGGCGACGACGAAGGGCTCCCCGGCCCACACCAGGCCGGCCGCGGCCTCCACCACGACGTCGACATCCCAGCGCGCGCACCCGCCGTCCATCGCGTAGGCCACGGTTCCGGCGGGCTCGACCAGCTCGAGGTGGGCGCCCGGGCCCACGACCACCTCGATCCGGACGGCGTCGCCGGCCAGCAGCAGCGCACCCTCCGGCACGAGGGAGACGCGGGCACCGTCCTCGTCGGAGCTCAGCAGCATCGGCCGCACGAGCGGTCGGTCCGCCGATCCCGAGCACGCCAGCAGCACCTCGCACCGGCCCCCGGACGCGGGCCGGCGCACCTCGATTCGGGTCAGGCTCGTCGTCTCACACGTGGACGTGGTCATCATCGGCGCCGTCGTGGGTGTGCGCCGTGCCGTCGGCATGGACGTGGGCCGCCATCGGTCCCGGGTCCTCCGGGACGAGCATCCCCGCCCGGTGCGAGCCGAGCTGCTCGAGCAGCCAGGACGTCAGCGCGCCGACCGACTCCTCGTCACTGCGCGACAGGGCGATCACGGGGCGTCCCTCCCGGACGGCGCCGGCGTCCGCGACCATTTGCTTCGCGTCGACGCCGACGTACGGGGCCAGATCGGTCTTGTTGACGACGAGCAGGTCGGCGCGCGTGATTCCGGGACCGCCCTTGCGCGCGACGTCGCCACCGCCGGCCACGTCGATCAGGAAGATCTGCGTGTCCACGAGCGCCGGCGAGAACGTGGCGGTCAGGTTGTCGCCACCGGACTCGACCAGCACGAGATCGAGGGGGGCGAAGTCCTCCTCGAGCTCCTCGACGGCCAGCAGG
Above is a window of Aeromicrobium senzhongii DNA encoding:
- a CDS encoding DUF456 domain-containing protein, with product MSGVVFDLVIALVIVLGLVGAIVQVVPGGFVVGGAVIVWGIVTGGATGWTVAALALVLTLAAMGLKYLLAGRYLQRRGVPNRSLVVGAVLGVVGFFVIPVVGLFVGFAGGTYLSELQRLGDEPAARRATGHALRATGIAILVELTGALLTAGAWLVAVLVVRV
- a CDS encoding acyl-CoA dehydrogenase family protein translates to MDLTLTEDQRGFRALAREFLDREVVPHRAEWDRVESVDTAIIPKLGDIGFMGLTIPEEYGGIGGDYVTYVLAMEELGRADSAIRGIVSVSTGLFGKSVLQFGSEEQKQRWLPGIASGRLLGCFGLTEPDNGSDAGNLRTRAVRDGDEWVIDGSKIFITNGTWADVALVFARTGGPGPKGVSAFLVPTDTPGFEATEVKGKLGLRGQATGALSFSGMRVPSDALLGEEGQGFRIAMTSLDKGRVGIAASCVGIIQGCLEASVEYSTAREQFGRPIASYQLVQDMIAEMSVDADAARLLTWRAADLIDRGERFSVEASKAKLYASEQAVKAANLAIQVFGGYGYVDEYPVAKYMRDARVMTLYEGTSQIQKLIIGRSETGISAFS
- a CDS encoding Gfo/Idh/MocA family protein yields the protein MALPPSRIRDPRDAPVLRWGILGAGHIAAAMTQALLEGTGQQVVAIGSRDRDRARRFAQSFGVAGFHGSYEDLVADPQVDAVYVATPHSEHRDHALLAIAAGKHVLVEKAFTRNAREAAEVLTAAEAAGVTCVEAMWSRFLPGYDVVRRAVEEGVLGDVRVVQADHGQLLYPDGPARLAAPELAGGALLDLGVYPVHLAAMLLPRIEAVRAVGTLTPLGVDEHESIALHGADGAVAALTACMSATTATVATIAGTRARLDLAGPFYQPTAIRLTDPAGEVLEVWEPEVHEAHLGLRYEAVELARCVADGRRESPLLPWDETRRVMALMDEVRAQLGVLLPGE
- a CDS encoding zinc-binding dehydrogenase encodes the protein MRAVVMHQPGDVRVEERADPRIEEATDAIIAVTATCVCGSDLWPYRGAEPVHDQVMGHEYVGVVEEVGPDVSTIRVGDFVVGSFWASDGTCEICRSGYEAYCVHRVPMGAIGTQAERARIPLADGTLVATPAVPEEDLLPSLLTASDVLGTGWFAAVAAEAGPGTVVAVVGDGAVGLMGILAARRLGAERVIACSRHEDRQALAREFGATDIVTERGDAAVARIKDLTGGLGAHSTIEAVGTQEAMMQAIGSTRPGGHVGFVGVSHDVSIPGGPLFMAGVHLHGGPAPVRRFLPELIDLIWNREIDPGRVFDLQVPLEDAPAGYRAMDERRAVKALLWP
- a CDS encoding alpha/beta fold hydrolase; amino-acid sequence: MRLDRSSRPGGSALAAVAALAGVVAIARPLSAVDALLIVTVVVLAVAGVHELVTARTARDRLIGVLLVTAAIVLAVRPVWGVRALVVALGVVLIGEGLLAVHRRRSWWDVAGGVGLVLLGLLALAWPDISVFIVGVLLGVRLLLVGFPGLAPDLPRPVTATVVLTTAVALCGYTVVVTSTVPEPGRFYTAPAEAPRSPGLLLRAEPFTTDVPSGARAWRILYSTTRAGDEPTIASAVVAVPRDQLMGRAPVIAWAHGTTGLESRCAPSLRARHTVGAGGIAAVHAALDRGWAVVAPDYPGLGTGGVQPYLIGSGEARSVLDAVRAARRIPQLDLGRRTVVWGHSQGGHAALWTAMSQPDYAPDVSLSGVVAVSPVSNPTTFLRDLQRRPVGTIFVAYALAAYDATYDDVDTGDHVRASARLPIDRIASRCLRSKAAQVSLTQARVMADRFVAGSLYEGALARRLSENDATGAITAPLLIAQGESDRVVTLRLQDDYVRGRCAAGQSLDYRTYAGRGHGDLLRATSPFVDELLDWTADRFASKPTTTTC
- a CDS encoding MarR family winged helix-turn-helix transcriptional regulator, which produces MLHHPTGATLRLKHAEAALRRAVHPVLSEQAVTFEQWQVLAALREQPGLRMTDLAELAVLPAASLTRHVDHLVEHALVIRRIDPADKRRAVVALSGLGEQVAARVHEIETAVADELNVPAPQP
- a CDS encoding substrate-binding domain-containing protein, translating into MVAPAIAVPEPRLRVAFVVPLQGPTGIYGPSCLACGQLATEQLNAHDGIAGREVELVIVDAGRQPEVVAAEVDALVTSGAVDAVAGWHISAVRQAITRRIGGRVVYAYAAMHEGRDDTPGVFMLGERPINQLLPAAHWMREELGVRRWAVVGNDYVFPRVTGTTARLALRDTASQVVSETYVPLGTRDFDGVLESLRGAEADGVVMLLMGQDAVHFNRQFARRGLDDRLARLSPAVEENTLLGGGVDAHRDLYAAAAYFDGLDTVESHALAADYHRRFGPWAPALNAVGESCYEAIWFLGRLGRRCGGVGMDAIAAFGSGTFYDGPRGLMRLDGNLLDQDVYLARADGLQFRVEEQIARTS
- a CDS encoding urease accessory protein UreD, producing the protein MMTTSTCETTSLTRIEVRRPASGGRCEVLLACSGSADRPLVRPMLLSSDEDGARVSLVPEGALLLAGDAVRIEVVVGPGAHLELVEPAGTVAYAMDGGCARWDVDVVVEAAAGLVWAGEPFVVAEGARVARRTRVRLGWEARLALREVLVLGRHGERPGVVEQDLVLLGAGDVPVLVESLQVGPDSSPLLLGARVMGTVTVVGERLPATTEGTRLDLEGRGTMVRHLADAAHLAVPHEAWAQARQLVRAICSSTRNCRPSALAR
- the ureG gene encoding urease accessory protein UreG, with the translated sequence MSPSSRSLRVGVCGPVGTGKSSLIALVCSRLADLLRIGVITNDIYTDEDARFLRSAGVLDPERIRAVETGACPHTAIRDDITANLLAVEELEEDFAPLDLVLVESGGDNLTATFSPALVDTQIFLIDVAGGGDVARKGGPGITRADLLVVNKTDLAPYVGVDAKQMVADAGAVREGRPVIALSRSDEESVGALTSWLLEQLGSHRAGMLVPEDPGPMAAHVHADGTAHTHDGADDDHVHV